In the Chryseobacterium sp. MYb264 genome, one interval contains:
- a CDS encoding rhodanese-like domain-containing protein, with product MSLAEVIKSGNYELIDVREPMELEMDGNIEGAKNIPLGEVEDRQEEILSIEKPVILFCRSGNRSGKALEYLNSQGLKDGYNGGGWAELKANLEANQGTF from the coding sequence ATGTCTTTAGCAGAAGTAATAAAATCAGGAAATTATGAATTAATTGATGTTCGTGAACCAATGGAACTGGAAATGGACGGAAATATAGAAGGGGCTAAAAATATCCCGCTGGGTGAAGTAGAAGATAGACAAGAAGAAATTTTATCTATCGAAAAACCTGTTATTTTGTTCTGCAGAAGCGGAAACAGAAGCGGAAAAGCATTGGAATATCTTAATTCACAAGGTTTAAAAGACGGCTATAACGGCGGTGGCTGGGCTGAACTTAAAGCTAATCTGGAAGCAAATCAAGGAACTTTTTAA
- a CDS encoding RagB/SusD family nutrient uptake outer membrane protein: MNTLKKYIIVASAGLVLGSCQQDILDTTSFNNPNPELAFTSPDLVQLAVNGVYNAAQMGNFNGSPRGYVFGAAYFQQNEARGEDVVNTDAFYQLTYESNYDPTTANNVHYWTDAYRLINRANLVNEGIDRAVNNHVITEVQGNIYKGEILFFRALAHLELLKQFSRPYHLDNGASAGIPYRTVGVDTEATIEQAMLVGRGTVAEDYQKLLTDLNAAENGLPTNAQRLGINKIGKITKGAAIAIKIRAYLNMRNWNEVITQYTKLTSMYALEADPAAVFNNNLGNTESIFSIINTANNNPGVNGALASQFNNRSLIAISPILWNNPLWLENDKRREMTAVVSGARFTRKYRDIVNYTDASPIVRFSEMKLAAAEAYARINDMTNALKLLNEVRNRSLANPATEAYTGTSIANKEDLVRAILLERRIELSCEGARWGDIHRLVNDDVAPTQGIPAKVPNGFPAAAGYTIGVPYSGNLTGAIPYTDRRFLWPIPLMTTSVNPLLASQQNPGW; this comes from the coding sequence ATGAATACTTTAAAAAAATATATAATAGTAGCTTCTGCAGGATTGGTACTGGGTTCTTGTCAGCAGGACATCTTAGATACAACTTCTTTTAATAACCCCAATCCTGAATTAGCCTTTACCTCTCCCGATTTGGTTCAGCTGGCGGTGAATGGCGTGTACAATGCAGCACAAATGGGAAATTTTAACGGATCACCGCGAGGCTATGTTTTCGGGGCGGCCTACTTTCAACAGAATGAAGCAAGGGGAGAGGACGTTGTTAACACAGATGCTTTTTATCAACTGACCTACGAATCCAATTATGATCCAACTACTGCTAATAATGTTCATTATTGGACAGATGCTTATCGGCTAATAAACCGTGCCAACCTCGTTAATGAAGGGATTGACAGGGCAGTAAACAATCATGTTATTACTGAGGTTCAGGGAAATATATACAAAGGAGAAATTTTATTTTTCAGAGCCTTAGCTCATTTGGAACTGTTAAAACAGTTCTCGAGACCTTATCATTTGGATAATGGAGCTTCTGCCGGAATCCCTTACAGGACGGTAGGAGTGGATACTGAAGCTACTATTGAGCAAGCGATGCTGGTGGGCAGAGGAACGGTCGCAGAAGATTATCAGAAATTGTTGACCGATCTTAATGCTGCAGAAAATGGGCTTCCGACCAACGCTCAGAGGTTAGGAATCAATAAAATAGGCAAAATTACAAAGGGTGCAGCCATTGCAATTAAGATCAGGGCTTATTTAAATATGAGAAACTGGAATGAAGTGATTACACAATATACTAAGCTTACTTCTATGTATGCCTTAGAGGCAGATCCGGCAGCTGTATTTAATAATAACCTGGGCAATACAGAGTCGATTTTTTCAATTATCAATACCGCGAATAACAATCCGGGAGTTAATGGGGCATTAGCCTCCCAATTTAATAACAGATCACTCATCGCGATCAGTCCTATTTTATGGAATAATCCTTTATGGTTAGAAAATGATAAGAGGAGAGAGATGACTGCTGTTGTCTCTGGTGCCAGATTTACAAGAAAATATAGAGATATCGTTAATTATACAGATGCATCACCGATTGTGCGGTTTTCTGAAATGAAATTAGCTGCCGCAGAGGCGTATGCAAGAATAAATGATATGACCAATGCGTTAAAGCTCCTTAACGAAGTTCGAAACAGATCATTGGCTAACCCGGCTACAGAAGCTTATACGGGTACATCAATTGCCAATAAAGAAGATTTAGTAAGAGCGATCTTACTGGAAAGAAGGATAGAGCTGAGTTGTGAGGGAGCGCGTTGGGGAGATATTCATCGGTTGGTTAATGATGATGTTGCTCCTACTCAGGGAATTCCGGCAAAAGTTCCTAATGGATTTCCGGCAGCTGCAGGATATACGATAGGGGTTCCTTATTCCGGAAACCTAACAGGTGCCATACCTTATACGGATAGGAGATTCTTATGGCCAATACCATTGATGACAACGAGTGTAAACCCTCTTCTGGCAAGCCAGCAAAATCCAGGATGGTAA
- a CDS encoding cryptochrome/photolyase family protein, translating to MEKIAIFWFRRDLRLNDTTGLHHALKSGLKVLPIFIFDTEILDQLENKSDRRVDYFHQALEEIHQELNSHKSGLSTFKGKPADVFKKLMKEYDIETVFCNRDYEPQAIKRDQEIKDLLTENNINFKDYKDQVIFEKGEVVKNDGNPYTVFTPYSKKWLENFHQNKIQIFTTDFSQFLQYSAPKFLTLKDIGFEKTDVEFKKPTLEKKIINNYDQFRDFPALDHTTHLGVALRFGTISVWECVKFASEHNQVWLKELIWREFFMQILYHFPKVVHHSFKEKYENIEWRNSEKEFKKWCEGKTGYPIVDAGMRQLNETGFMHNRVRMVVASFLTKHLLIDWRWGEAYFAEKLLDYELSSNNGNWQWAAGCGCDAAPYFRVFNPSEQTKKFDKDLKYIKTWLSQDEINNPNPIVEHTFARKRALEVYGKAVKEQ from the coding sequence ATGGAGAAGATTGCTATTTTTTGGTTTCGCCGGGATTTAAGATTGAATGATACTACAGGTTTGCATCACGCTTTGAAATCCGGACTGAAAGTTTTACCGATTTTTATATTTGATACAGAAATTTTAGATCAGCTTGAAAATAAATCCGATAGGAGAGTTGATTATTTTCATCAGGCTTTGGAGGAAATTCATCAGGAATTAAATTCTCACAAAAGCGGACTTTCGACTTTTAAAGGGAAGCCTGCGGATGTTTTTAAAAAACTGATGAAAGAGTATGATATTGAAACTGTTTTCTGTAACCGGGACTATGAACCGCAGGCTATAAAACGTGATCAGGAGATCAAGGATTTGCTGACTGAAAATAATATTAACTTTAAAGATTATAAAGATCAGGTCATTTTTGAAAAAGGCGAGGTCGTAAAGAATGACGGGAATCCTTATACTGTTTTTACACCTTATTCTAAAAAATGGCTTGAAAATTTTCATCAAAATAAAATTCAGATTTTCACGACAGATTTTTCTCAATTTTTACAGTATTCAGCACCGAAATTTCTTACGTTAAAAGATATCGGCTTCGAAAAAACGGATGTCGAATTCAAAAAGCCAACGCTGGAAAAGAAAATTATTAATAATTATGATCAATTCAGAGATTTTCCTGCATTGGATCATACCACGCATTTAGGGGTTGCTCTTCGTTTCGGAACTATTTCTGTTTGGGAATGTGTAAAATTCGCTTCAGAACATAATCAGGTTTGGCTGAAAGAGCTGATCTGGAGAGAATTTTTCATGCAGATCTTATATCATTTTCCAAAAGTAGTTCATCATTCTTTTAAGGAAAAATACGAAAATATCGAATGGCGAAATAGTGAAAAGGAATTTAAAAAATGGTGTGAAGGAAAAACGGGGTATCCCATTGTGGATGCCGGAATGCGTCAACTGAACGAAACCGGATTCATGCACAACAGAGTACGAATGGTTGTTGCCAGCTTTCTTACCAAGCATCTTTTGATCGACTGGCGTTGGGGAGAAGCTTATTTTGCTGAAAAACTACTGGACTACGAATTGTCTTCCAACAACGGAAACTGGCAGTGGGCAGCAGGTTGCGGATGTGATGCAGCTCCTTATTTCAGAGTCTTTAATCCTTCAGAACAAACTAAAAAATTTGATAAAGATTTAAAATATATCAAAACTTGGCTCTCTCAGGATGAAATCAATAATCCCAATCCAATCGTTGAACATACTTTCGCAAGAAAAAGAGCGTTGGAGGTATATGGCAAAGCTGTAAAGGAACAGTAA
- the queG gene encoding tRNA epoxyqueuosine(34) reductase QueG, translated as MNSSAEKYSQLIKAKAKSFGFQNCGISKADFLEEEAPKLEQWLKNNFHGEMKYMENHFDKRLDPRLLVEGSKSVISLSYNYFPEEKISTLENFKISKYAYAEDYHEVIKDILREMVSELQDEIGEFGFRVFVDSAPVLERSWAKKSGIGWVGKNANLITKQSGSFYFLAEIICDLELIPDHPTTDHCGSCRKCIDACPTNAIISEKIVDGSKCISYATIELKNEIPDYFHDKMDDWMFGCDVCQDVCPWNRFSAPNKQSKFQPNESLKNFKKGEWKELTQELFSEIFRKSPVKRTKFAGLKRNIEFLEKSSDKNRSDFW; from the coding sequence ATGAATTCAAGTGCCGAAAAATATTCACAGCTCATAAAAGCCAAAGCCAAAAGTTTTGGGTTTCAGAATTGTGGTATTTCAAAAGCAGATTTTTTAGAAGAAGAGGCTCCTAAACTCGAACAATGGCTAAAGAATAATTTTCATGGAGAAATGAAATACATGGAAAATCATTTCGATAAAAGATTGGATCCGAGATTATTGGTGGAGGGTTCAAAGTCTGTGATTTCGCTTTCCTATAATTATTTTCCGGAAGAAAAAATTTCTACCCTGGAGAATTTTAAGATTTCTAAATATGCCTATGCAGAAGACTATCATGAGGTTATAAAAGATATTCTCCGCGAAATGGTTTCTGAATTACAGGATGAGATCGGCGAATTCGGATTTCGTGTTTTTGTTGATTCAGCACCTGTTTTGGAGAGAAGTTGGGCCAAAAAATCAGGAATCGGCTGGGTGGGTAAAAATGCGAACCTGATTACCAAGCAAAGCGGATCGTTTTATTTTTTGGCAGAAATTATTTGTGATTTAGAACTTATTCCCGATCATCCGACGACGGATCATTGTGGTTCCTGCCGAAAATGTATTGATGCTTGTCCGACAAATGCTATTATTTCTGAAAAAATTGTGGACGGAAGCAAATGTATTTCTTACGCAACGATTGAGTTAAAAAATGAAATTCCGGATTATTTTCACGATAAAATGGATGACTGGATGTTTGGATGTGATGTTTGCCAGGATGTCTGCCCGTGGAATCGATTTTCAGCGCCCAATAAACAAAGTAAATTTCAGCCTAATGAATCATTAAAAAATTTCAAAAAGGGAGAATGGAAGGAACTTACGCAGGAACTTTTCTCAGAGATCTTTAGAAAATCTCCGGTAAAAAGAACCAAATTTGCAGGTTTGAAAAGAAATATTGAGTTCTTGGAAAAATCTTCAGATAAAAATAGGTCAGATTTTTGGTGA
- a CDS encoding SusC/RagA family TonB-linked outer membrane protein gives MNKKLGLLTTAVIFFSGQFVDAQTKGMKKDTIEREQKIDEVVVVGYGTQKKSEVTAALSQVKAEDMAGLVTASFESQLAGRAAGVSVTTNSGMVGQAPAINIRGINSLNSGTYPLIVVDGMPIFTGDTGGYAASNALGDINPADIESVEILKDGAAAAIYGSRAANGVMIITTKKGKKGRFQLEYNTYTGVAQAVKQFSLLQTPEFLTISNEKRTNAGRSPWAFGSEYNTDWQKAVLRSATQTDHNIALQGGLGKGSYFASVGYTKQDGIILSNGMERFTARFNVNQEVNDWLKMGANLGVTRTEYNALNSGVNALSGAMANSLRQLPNTPIYRADGPFGYNIDIVGSNTITGRAENSQYIANNLPNIVYIMNTNKLQSRALRVLGDVYGEVKILPSLTYKLQMSIDRSQNEGLLYWNAFHGDGRGSNGRIQNSNTTLERYNIQNILNFNKSFGDHKIGVTLVNEYQKENQNSFFGGGTDLGDSYFSSNVISGTYGTPLSGGERTEFALISYLARFNYDFGKRYFFQGVVRRDELSSLPKEGRVGYFPGASLGWNVSNEKFFEKAKSVVNELKLRASYGRVGNSNIGNYPYMSLYGPARYGDANGLAYAQMGVSSLRWERSEKTDYGADMSFFKNKLKLTVDYFVNNIDEMIQQVPVDPSLGVPNNQYSSNIGMARNKGWEFSAHYTPVKNDNFEINIGGNLSLINNSIAQLYRGADIFPGNDEWGNVDRFYRVHREGYSMNQLYGVKYWGVNPANGNPVYYRLDGSLVQFNLDSANRGYYVFNPDNPGNLSQTGGAPENQLLGNTIPKFFGAFNLSVRYHNFDLGTLVRFSGGNYIMNVTRRELLGQNFVNNSTEIMGRWQSPDNPGDGWTPRLRAGDDPGVNGPLVSNSRFIEKGDFIKFDNLTLGYSLDRDFLNKINIQKMRLYIQAQNAFIITKYSGSDPEMQVNGLDYNGIPRQRVFSIGLNVTL, from the coding sequence ATGAATAAAAAATTAGGTCTCCTGACAACGGCTGTGATCTTCTTTTCCGGGCAGTTTGTTGATGCTCAGACTAAAGGTATGAAAAAGGATACCATTGAACGAGAGCAGAAAATAGATGAAGTGGTTGTAGTTGGATATGGAACCCAGAAGAAGAGTGAGGTTACTGCAGCATTATCCCAGGTTAAAGCAGAAGATATGGCAGGTTTAGTGACTGCCAGTTTTGAGTCTCAATTAGCAGGAAGAGCGGCTGGAGTAAGTGTCACCACCAATTCAGGAATGGTAGGACAGGCGCCTGCAATTAATATTCGGGGGATTAATTCTCTTAACTCGGGTACTTATCCTTTGATTGTAGTGGATGGAATGCCCATTTTCACCGGAGATACCGGAGGATATGCGGCAAGTAATGCACTGGGAGATATTAATCCGGCGGATATTGAAAGTGTAGAAATTTTAAAGGACGGAGCTGCAGCGGCCATTTATGGCTCCCGTGCAGCTAACGGAGTAATGATTATTACCACCAAGAAAGGAAAAAAAGGAAGATTTCAGCTGGAGTATAACACCTATACCGGCGTCGCTCAAGCAGTAAAACAATTTAGCCTGCTTCAAACCCCGGAATTTTTAACAATCTCAAATGAGAAAAGAACCAACGCAGGCAGGTCTCCCTGGGCCTTTGGTTCAGAATATAATACAGATTGGCAAAAAGCTGTTTTAAGGTCAGCAACCCAGACAGATCATAATATTGCTCTTCAGGGCGGTTTAGGTAAAGGTTCATATTTCGCATCTGTAGGATATACAAAGCAGGATGGAATTATTTTAAGCAACGGTATGGAACGATTTACAGCCCGCTTTAATGTAAACCAGGAAGTAAATGACTGGTTAAAAATGGGGGCAAATTTAGGGGTGACGCGAACAGAATATAACGCCCTTAATTCCGGAGTAAATGCTCTTTCCGGAGCAATGGCCAATTCGTTAAGACAATTACCCAATACTCCTATTTACAGAGCAGATGGACCATTTGGCTATAATATTGATATTGTAGGCTCCAATACCATTACGGGGAGAGCAGAAAACTCGCAATATATCGCTAACAACTTACCGAATATTGTGTATATAATGAATACCAATAAGCTTCAGTCCAGAGCGCTGAGAGTATTAGGAGATGTGTATGGAGAGGTCAAGATTCTACCTTCTCTTACTTATAAACTTCAAATGAGTATTGACAGATCTCAAAATGAAGGCTTACTATATTGGAATGCTTTCCATGGCGACGGAAGGGGGAGTAACGGAAGAATTCAAAATAGCAATACGACTTTGGAAAGGTACAATATCCAGAATATACTCAACTTTAATAAAAGCTTCGGAGATCATAAAATCGGGGTGACTTTAGTGAATGAATATCAAAAGGAAAATCAGAATAGCTTTTTTGGTGGAGGAACGGATTTAGGAGATTCTTATTTTAGCAGCAATGTGATTTCAGGAACTTATGGGACTCCTCTTTCCGGCGGCGAAAGAACGGAGTTTGCCTTAATCTCTTATTTAGCACGATTTAACTATGATTTTGGAAAAAGATATTTTTTTCAAGGGGTGGTAAGGAGAGACGAATTGTCTTCTCTTCCTAAGGAGGGACGAGTAGGATATTTCCCGGGAGCCTCACTGGGATGGAACGTAAGTAATGAAAAGTTTTTTGAGAAAGCAAAATCTGTAGTCAATGAACTAAAGTTACGTGCTTCTTACGGTAGGGTTGGAAATAGTAATATCGGAAACTATCCTTATATGTCTTTGTACGGTCCGGCCAGATACGGAGATGCCAACGGATTAGCATATGCTCAAATGGGTGTTAGCAGTCTCAGATGGGAACGAAGTGAAAAGACTGATTATGGAGCAGATATGAGCTTTTTCAAAAATAAGCTAAAGCTTACAGTAGATTATTTTGTGAACAATATTGATGAAATGATTCAACAGGTTCCTGTGGATCCGTCTTTAGGAGTACCTAATAATCAGTATAGTTCAAATATTGGGATGGCGAGAAATAAAGGTTGGGAGTTTTCAGCCCATTATACACCTGTTAAAAATGACAATTTTGAAATCAATATCGGTGGGAACCTCTCATTAATTAACAACAGCATCGCACAGTTATACAGAGGAGCAGATATTTTCCCAGGAAATGATGAGTGGGGTAATGTAGATCGCTTCTACAGGGTTCATAGAGAAGGCTATTCAATGAATCAGCTGTATGGTGTTAAATACTGGGGAGTGAATCCTGCTAATGGAAACCCTGTGTATTACAGGCTCGACGGTTCTTTAGTACAGTTTAATCTGGATTCTGCTAACAGAGGGTATTATGTCTTTAATCCGGATAATCCGGGTAATCTTTCTCAGACCGGAGGAGCACCTGAAAACCAGTTGCTGGGTAATACCATTCCAAAATTTTTTGGAGCTTTCAATCTGTCTGTGCGGTATCATAACTTTGATTTGGGGACACTGGTTAGATTCAGCGGAGGAAACTATATTATGAACGTTACGAGAAGAGAGCTGCTGGGGCAGAATTTTGTTAACAATTCTACAGAAATTATGGGAAGATGGCAAAGTCCGGATAATCCTGGAGACGGATGGACTCCAAGGCTAAGAGCAGGGGATGATCCGGGAGTGAATGGTCCGTTAGTCTCCAACAGTAGATTTATTGAAAAAGGAGACTTTATTAAGTTTGATAATCTTACGTTAGGATATAGCTTAGACCGCGACTTTTTAAATAAAATCAATATCCAGAAAATGAGACTTTATATCCAGGCTCAAAACGCATTTATCATAACCAAATATTCGGGATCAGATCCTGAAATGCAGGTAAATGGATTAGATTATAACGGAATTCCTAGACAAAGAGTTTTCTCAATTGGACTAAATGTTACACTTTAA
- a CDS encoding SRPBCC family protein — protein MIHQLYREQQLNCDIQTAWKFFSSANNLSEITPKDMKFIVLTNFENDEIYEGMIIDYFVSPLFGIKMKWQTEILKVDFQKSFIDFQKKGPYKLWHHHHEFIENENGVLMKDTVDYELPLGFLGEIAHSILVKKKLEDIFNYRYKILEERFNH, from the coding sequence ATGATTCATCAACTGTACCGCGAGCAGCAATTAAACTGCGACATCCAAACTGCCTGGAAATTTTTTTCTTCTGCAAATAATCTTTCAGAGATTACGCCAAAAGACATGAAATTCATTGTTTTAACGAATTTTGAAAACGATGAGATTTATGAAGGAATGATCATTGATTATTTTGTTTCGCCTCTGTTCGGGATTAAAATGAAATGGCAGACGGAGATTCTCAAAGTTGATTTTCAGAAAAGCTTTATCGATTTTCAGAAAAAAGGACCTTATAAACTTTGGCATCATCATCATGAATTTATTGAAAATGAAAACGGAGTTTTAATGAAAGATACAGTAGATTATGAATTGCCTTTAGGTTTTTTGGGTGAAATTGCCCATTCTATTTTGGTGAAAAAGAAACTGGAAGATATTTTTAATTACAGATACAAAATCCTAGAAGAACGTTTTAATCATTAA
- a CDS encoding NAD(P)H-dependent flavin oxidoreductase, which translates to MSQFIDFNSAKKLHDMHENQNRITQLFNIQYPIIQAGMIWHSGWRLASAVSNCGGLGLIGSASMYPDILRENIQKCKKATDKPFGVNVALLYPNLEEIINIILEEGVKIVFTSAGSPKAYTETLQKEGVKVAHVVSSTKFAVKCEDAGVDAIVAEGFEAGGHNGRDETTTFCLIPNVRKHISKPLIAAGGIALGSQMKAAMILGADGVQIGSRFAATTEASAHDNWKQKITELQEGDTHLTLKELAPVRMVKNKFFNELEEIYNVGRNKESLIASLGRARAKKGMFEGDMEDGELEIGQVSALIDDVLPVETVFQNLLKEFNEANNPNLL; encoded by the coding sequence ATGAGCCAATTTATAGATTTTAATTCAGCTAAAAAACTTCACGATATGCACGAGAATCAAAATAGAATTACCCAACTTTTTAATATTCAGTATCCTATCATTCAGGCTGGGATGATTTGGCATTCAGGTTGGAGATTGGCTTCGGCTGTTTCTAATTGTGGTGGTTTGGGATTAATTGGTTCAGCAAGTATGTATCCCGATATTTTGCGTGAAAATATTCAAAAATGTAAGAAAGCTACAGATAAGCCTTTTGGGGTGAATGTCGCTTTGCTGTATCCAAATTTAGAAGAAATCATTAATATTATTCTGGAAGAAGGCGTAAAGATCGTTTTTACATCTGCCGGAAGTCCAAAAGCCTATACAGAAACGCTTCAGAAGGAAGGCGTAAAAGTAGCTCACGTAGTTTCTTCGACCAAATTTGCCGTGAAATGCGAAGATGCAGGAGTTGATGCTATTGTTGCGGAAGGTTTTGAAGCAGGCGGTCATAACGGAAGAGACGAAACAACAACTTTTTGTTTGATTCCAAATGTAAGAAAGCATATCTCTAAACCATTAATCGCAGCTGGCGGAATTGCTTTAGGTTCTCAGATGAAAGCTGCAATGATTTTGGGTGCAGACGGCGTTCAGATCGGTTCCCGTTTTGCAGCAACAACAGAAGCCAGTGCACATGATAATTGGAAACAAAAAATCACGGAACTTCAGGAAGGCGATACGCATTTAACTTTGAAAGAATTGGCGCCTGTAAGAATGGTTAAGAATAAGTTCTTTAACGAGCTTGAAGAAATCTATAATGTCGGAAGAAATAAAGAATCTCTAATAGCTTCTTTGGGGCGTGCAAGAGCCAAAAAGGGAATGTTCGAAGGTGACATGGAAGATGGAGAATTAGAAATAGGGCAGGTCTCTGCTTTGATTGATGATGTTCTCCCTGTGGAAACTGTTTTCCAAAATTTATTGAAAGAATTTAACGAAGCAAATAACCCCAATTTATTATAA
- a CDS encoding TIGR02117 family protein produces MKKMFILLIKAIGIILGIVVVYLALGYFLPFIEVSAKDDGQKKEIPIYIYTNGVHTDIVMPVKNDLEDWSTKIPFANTLSKRTDYNYVGVGWGDKGFYLDTPTWADLKFSTAFRAAFWLSESAMHCTFYKTMKEGDDCKKIMISREQYKKLVTFVNDKFDKDQNGNFILIPTDAVYSDNDAFYDAKGKYSFLNTCNTWANDALKAAGQKAALWTPTDSGIFLHYK; encoded by the coding sequence GTGAAAAAAATGTTCATTCTTTTAATAAAAGCAATAGGTATTATCCTTGGAATTGTTGTTGTATATTTAGCTTTAGGTTATTTTTTACCTTTTATAGAAGTCTCTGCAAAAGATGACGGACAGAAAAAAGAAATTCCTATTTATATTTATACCAACGGCGTGCACACGGACATCGTGATGCCTGTCAAAAATGATCTGGAAGATTGGAGTACGAAAATACCTTTTGCCAATACACTTTCCAAAAGAACAGATTACAATTATGTAGGCGTAGGCTGGGGTGATAAAGGTTTTTATCTGGATACGCCAACCTGGGCTGACCTTAAATTCTCGACAGCATTTAGAGCAGCATTCTGGTTGAGTGAATCTGCGATGCACTGTACTTTTTATAAGACCATGAAAGAAGGTGATGATTGTAAAAAGATCATGATCAGCCGTGAACAGTATAAAAAGTTAGTCACTTTTGTCAATGATAAATTTGATAAAGATCAAAACGGAAATTTTATTTTGATTCCTACTGATGCGGTCTATAGCGATAATGATGCATTTTATGATGCGAAGGGGAAATACAGCTTTCTCAATACCTGCAATACCTGGGCAAATGATGCTTTGAAGGCTGCCGGACAAAAGGCTGCGCTTTGGACACCAACCGATTCGGGGATATTTCTACATTATAAATAA
- a CDS encoding HD domain-containing protein: MMELKERFTQTCFPFTQDQNVIDFLWQEIEKKYSEKGRHYHNLEHLDNMFVELDAVKDQISSFSTISFSVFYHDVIYDASSKTNEEKSADFALKRLQQLDVNKADISEIHHQILATKSHQKSENKDTNYLLDVDLSILGKDLETYLEYTKKIRKEYSIYPDLLYKPGRKKVLKHFLELENIFKTNVFKEKYESRARENILFEIESL, from the coding sequence ATGATGGAACTGAAAGAAAGATTTACACAAACCTGTTTTCCATTTACACAAGATCAAAATGTTATTGATTTTTTATGGCAGGAAATCGAAAAGAAATATTCTGAAAAAGGCAGACATTATCATAATCTGGAACATCTTGACAATATGTTTGTCGAGCTTGATGCTGTAAAAGATCAAATTTCAAGCTTCAGTACTATTTCATTTTCTGTATTTTATCATGATGTTATTTATGATGCTTCATCTAAAACTAATGAAGAAAAAAGTGCCGATTTTGCTTTAAAAAGACTTCAACAACTTGACGTAAATAAAGCAGATATTTCAGAAATTCATCATCAAATTTTAGCCACAAAATCTCATCAGAAATCGGAAAACAAAGACACGAATTATCTTTTGGATGTAGATCTTTCGATTCTTGGAAAAGATTTGGAAACCTATTTAGAGTACACCAAAAAGATTCGAAAAGAATATTCTATCTATCCTGATTTATTATACAAGCCCGGAAGAAAAAAGGTTTTGAAACACTTTTTAGAACTTGAAAATATTTTTAAAACTAATGTTTTTAAAGAAAAATATGAATCTAGGGCAAGAGAGAATATTTTATTTGAAATTGAAAGTTTATAG
- a CDS encoding alpha/beta fold hydrolase: MEGRIIDVNGKKLYTEYNNSFKNKPTIVFLHDSLGSTQLWRDFPAKLAEATECNTLVYDRLGYGKSSPMPTHERENNYMESEADLLNDLLNELNINDVILFGHSDGGTIALITASKYPEKIKATICEAGHIFVEDVTVKGVKDALEAYQTTNLPERLQKYHGDKVETVVKAWTEIWLSDRFRTWNIEYLLKNIMSPLLFIQGEADEYGTLDQVEKTVSQVSGSAEKFIIPNIGHTPYKENPEVVLERSKEFITAVLNS, translated from the coding sequence ATGGAAGGAAGGATTATCGATGTAAATGGTAAAAAACTTTATACAGAATATAATAATTCATTTAAAAATAAACCAACAATTGTCTTTTTACATGATTCTTTAGGTTCGACTCAACTTTGGAGGGATTTTCCTGCAAAATTGGCGGAAGCTACGGAATGTAACACTTTGGTTTATGATCGTTTAGGTTACGGAAAATCTTCCCCGATGCCAACGCATGAACGAGAAAATAATTACATGGAATCAGAAGCTGATTTGCTGAATGATCTTTTGAATGAATTAAATATAAATGATGTCATTCTTTTTGGTCACAGCGACGGCGGCACAATTGCATTAATTACAGCTTCAAAATACCCTGAAAAAATAAAGGCAACCATCTGCGAAGCCGGACATATTTTCGTGGAAGATGTAACAGTAAAAGGAGTAAAAGATGCATTAGAAGCTTACCAAACAACCAATCTTCCTGAGCGTTTACAAAAATACCATGGTGATAAAGTAGAAACAGTCGTAAAAGCTTGGACTGAAATCTGGTTAAGCGACCGATTCAGAACCTGGAATATTGAATATTTGCTGAAAAATATAATGTCTCCATTATTGTTCATTCAAGGCGAAGCTGACGAATACGGAACCTTAGATCAGGTGGAAAAAACAGTTTCGCAAGTAAGCGGAAGTGCAGAAAAATTTATCATTCCAAACATCGGGCACACACCGTACAAGGAAAATCCGGAGGTAGTTTTAGAAAGGTCAAAAGAATTTATAACTGCCGTTTTGAATTCTTAA